The Streptomyces venezuelae genomic interval ATGGGAAATCAAGGGGAACTCAATGTCGTTCATCGGCCGTGACATGGCTGTCGACCTCGGGACCGCCAACACGCTGGTGTACGTCAGGGGCCGAGGCATCGTTCTGAACGAGCCGTCCGTCGTCGCCATCAACACCAACACCGGCGGCATCCTGGCGGTCGGCGCCGAAGCGAAGAAGATGATCGGCCGGACGCCCGGCAACATCGTCGCCGTCCGCCCGCTCAAGGACGGCGTGATCGCCGACTTCGAGATCACGGAGCGGATGCTCCGCTACTTCATCCTCAAGATCCACAAGCGTCGCTACCTCGCGCGCCCCCGGGTCGTCGTCTGCGTGCCCTCCGGCATCACCGGCGTGGAGCGCCGCGCCGTCATCGAGGCCTCGACGCAGGCCGGTGCCCGCCAGGTGCACATCATCGAGGAGCCCATGGCGGCGGCCATCGGCTCGGGCCTCCCCGTCCACGAGGCCACCGGCAACATGGTCGTCGACATCGGCGGCGGCACCACCGAGGTCGCCGTCATCTCGCTCGGCGGAATCGTCACGGCACAGTCGATCCGGGTCGCCGGCGACGAGCTGGACAACGCGATCATCCAGCACATCAAGAAGGAGTACTCGCTCCTCCTCGGTGAGCGGACCGCCGAGCAGATCAAGATCACCATCGGTTCGGCCTACGACCTCGACAACGACGAGCACACCGAGATCCGCGGCCGCGACCTCGTCTCCGGTCTGCCCAAGACGGTGGTCATCTCCGCCGCAGAGGTCCGCAAGGCCATCGAGGAGCCGGTCAACTCGATCGTCGACGCCGTGAAGACGACCCTCGACAAGTGCCCGCCGGAGCTCTCCGGTGACGTCATGGACCGCGGGATCGTTCTCACCGGTGGAGGCGCCCTGCTCCGCGGCCTCGACGAGCGGCTCCGCCGCGAGACCGGCATGCCGATCCACATCGCCGAGGACCCGCTGGACTCGGTGGCGCTCGGCGCCGGCAAGTGTGTGGAGGAGTTCGAGGCCCTCCAGCAGGTCCTGGACGCCCAGCCGCGCCGCTAGGCGCGTACCGCACCCGCACCACACGAGCAGTACCCACAAGAGAACAAGCACAGCCGAACAACGAACCACGAGGAAAGGCACGGCCGCCGCACGTGAGGGACACACGAGAGAGCCGGCTGCTCCTGGTGCTGCTGATCGCCATCGCGTTCGCACTGATCACGGTGGACATCCGCGGAGGCCAGGAGTCACCCGTCGACGGTGCCCGGCAGGCCGCCGCCGCGGTCTTCGGGCCCGTCGAGAACGGTGTGGCGGCGGCCGTCGACCCCATCGGGAACGCCATAGGCGCGGTACGCGACTCCGGTGAGCGGCACACCCGGATCGCCGCCCTGGAGAAGGAGAACGCCGAGCTGAAGGCCGAGCTCGGCAGCGACGACCGCAACCGCAACAGGCTGCGCGAGCTCGACTCCATCCTCAGGACGGCCGGCGCCGGGCAGTACGGCATCAAGGGCGCGCAGGTCATCGCCATAGGAGCGGCCCAAGGCTTCTCCTGGACCGTCACCGTCGACATCGGCGCCCGCGACGGCGTCAAGCGGGACATGACCGTCCTCAACGGCTCCGGACTCGTCGGCCGGGTCACCACCGTCGGCCCGTCCACCTCCACGGTCCTCCTCGCCAACGACCCCGACTTCACCGTCGGCACGCGCATGGAGAAGAGCAACGAGCTCGGCTTCGCCACCGGCCAGGGCGACGGCCCCCTGCTCGTCCAGCTCCTCAACGGCAAGGCCAAGGTGAAGCCGGGCGACCGTCTCGTCACCTTCGGCTCCAGCGGCGACAAGCCCTTCGTGCCCGGCGTCCCGGTCGGCGAGATCGTCCGCATCGACCCCGCGGGCGGCGGCCTGACCCGGAACGTCTACGTCCGCCCGTACGTCGGCTTCACCAAGCTCGACATCGTCGGCGTCGTCGTCCAGGCCCCCCGCTCCAACCCGCGCGACACGGTCCTGCCGCCGAAGCCCAAGCCCGCCCCGACCGTCACCGTCACGGTCACGCCGCCGCCACCGGACGGACAGCAGGCAGCCGACGGACAGAAGCCGAACGAGAACCAGCAGGGCCAGGACCAGGGGGACGCGACACCGTGAAGTTCAACCGCATCCTCCTCTCCGCGACCCTGATCGTGGTCGCCCTCGTCGTCCAGGTCTCCGTCCTCGCCCGCCTGCAACTCCCCGGCGCCGTCCCCGACCTGGTCCTCCTCACCGTGGTCGCCCTCGCCCTGGTGTACGGCCCCGTCAGCGGCTCCCTCATCGGCTTCACCGCCGGCCTCCTCGCCGACCTCGCCCCGCCCGCCGACCACGCCGCCGGCCGCTACGCCCTCGTGCTCTGCGTCATCGGCTACCTCGTCGGCCTCGCCAAGCCCGAGAACGGCCGGCTCACCTCCGCGACCGGCCCCATGGCCGTCGTCGTCGCCGCGGCCGTCGGCTCCACGCTGCTCTACGCGGGCGTGGGCGCCCTCGTCGGCGACACCGCCGCCCGCCATGTGGGCCTCGGCTACCTGCTCTTCACCGCGGCGGTCTACGACCTGCTCCTCGCGCCCTTCACCGTGCCGCTCATCATGGCGCTGGCCCGGCGCGCCGAGAACGATCCACTCGCCGACGCCACCGGGGCGAACGGCGCCGACGTCGCCTCCGGCTGGCTGTCCTCCGGCACGGGCCTGCGGATCGGCAACCAGCGAGGCGGCCTGCGCGTGAAGGCCGCCCGCGGCCGCGCCTCAAAGGCCGGACGCATCAAGGGAGTCAAGCGACTGTGACCGAGGGGGTCCCGGCAGTATGAGCAACATCCCCGAGACCGGGCGGACCCCGCGGGTCCAGATCCGGCTCGTCGTCATCCAGATCCTCGTCTTCTCGCTGCTCCTGACCCTGGGAGGCCGCCTCTGGTACCTCCAGATCCGGAACGGCAAGGAGTACACGGACGAGGCGAAGAACAACCACGTCCAGCAGGTCGTCCAGCCCGCCGTCCGCGGCTCCATCCTGGACGCCCGCGGCGTCCCGCTCGCCGACAACGAGACCCGCCTGGTCGTCTCGGCGTCCCGTACCGAGCTGATGAAGATAAAGGACAAGGGCAAGGACGTCCTCACCCGGCTCGCCGGCGTCCTGGAGATGAAGCCCGAGGACGTCATCAACAAGATCCGCCTCTGCGACTCCCAGACCCCCAAGCCCTGCTGGAACGGTTCGCCCTACCAGCCGATCCCCGTCACCGACGAGGCCACCACCCAGCAGGCGCTGACGATCCGCGAGGCCTCCGAGGACTTCCCCGGCATCACCGCCGAACCCGCCGCCGTACGCCGCTACCCCGCGCCCGGCAAGGCCCGCACCGCGCAGGTCCTCGGCTACCTCTCGCCCGTCACCGACGCCGAGATCGAGAAGGCCAAGGACAGCGACTCGCCGTTCCTCCGCTCCGACCAGGCCGGCCGCTCCGGCATCGAGCGCACGTACGACAAGGAGCTGCGCGGCAAGGCGGGCGTGACCCGCTACGAGGTCGACAACCTCGGCCGGGTCATGGGCCAGACCGAGTCCGACCCCGGGGTCGCCGGCTCCACCCTCGTCACCAGCATCGACGCCCGGGTCCAGGCCGTCGCCGAGTACGAGCTCAACCAGGCCATGAAGGCCGTCCGCGGCGAGACCGACAAGATCACCAACCGCAAGTACGAGGCCGACGCGGGCGCCGTCGTCGTCATGGAGACGAAGACCGGTCGCATCGTCGCGATGGCCTCCCAGCCCGACTACGACCCGAACGCCTGGGTCGGCGGCATCTCCGCCAAGGACTACGCCGCGCTCACCAGCAAGAACTCCAACTACCCGCTGCTCAACCGGGCCATCCAGGGCCAGGCCCCGGCGGGCTCCATCTTCAAGGTCGTGTCGGCGAGCGCCGTCGTACGGGCCGGCCACGACTTCAACGACAAGTACAACTGCAGCGCCTCCTACAGCCTCGGCAACCGCAGCTTCGCCAACTTCGAGTCCAAGGGCCACGGCCCCATCACCCTGGGCGAGGCACTCAAGTACTCCTGCAACACCGTCTTCTACGCCCTGGGGCACCAGGAGTGGCAGCGCGACGGCGGGATCAAGCCCAAGCAGGGCGCCAACGACTGGTTCTACCGCACCGCCCGGGACTTCGGACTCGGCTCCGAGACCGGCATCGACCTGCCCAACGAGGTCACGGGCCGCATCCCCGACCGCCAGTGGAAGCAGAACTTCTGGGCGGCCAACAAGGACGCCTGGTGCAAGCAGGGCAAGAAGGGCGGCACCTACGTCGAGCAGATCGCCTACGAGAGCTGCCTCGAAGGCAATCAGCTCAAGGCCTACGACAGCATCAACTTCGCCATCGGCCAGGGCGACGTCCTCGTCACCCCCATCCAGATGGCCACGGCCTACTCCGCCATCAGCAACGGCGGCACCCTCTTCAACCCCACCGTCGGCAAGGCCGTCATCAGCCCCGACGGCAAGAGCGTCCGGGAGATCAAGCCGAAGGCCCACGGCAAGCTGCCGATCAGCGCCGAGACCGTCCGCGACCTCGACAAGGGCCTGCGCTCGGTCGTCGAGCCCGGCGGCACCGCCGCCTGGCGGTTCGGTGGCTGGCCCCAGGACAAGATCCCGCTGCGGGCCAAGACCGGCACCGCCCAGGTCTACGGCAAGCAGACCACCTCCTGGCTGGCGACCTACTCCGACGACTTCACCATCGTCATGACGATCTCCCAGGGCGGCACCGGCTCCGGAGCCTCCGGCCCCGCCGTGCGCAACATCTACGACGCCCTCTACGGCCTCGACGACGCGGGCAACCAGGACCTCAAGCGGGCCCTGCTCCCCGAGCCGCAGAAGGCCCTGCCGAAGGTCAACGCCGACGGCACCATCGACGCCCCCGACATCAAGCCGTACGACCCGAAGTCCCAGCTGGTCGACCCCGCCGAGAACGGCGCACCGCCGCCGCTCGCAGGCCCGCCCGCCCACCTGAGGGACTGACCCGATGACGACACGTACGAGCTTCTCCGTCTCCCGTTACGCACCCGAGCGCGGGCCGCTGGCGAAACTCACCGCCCGCGACTCGCTGCTCCGGCGCCTCGACTGGCCCATGCTGCTCTCGGCGCTCGCGCTCTCCTTCATCGGGTCGCTGCTCGTCTGGTCCGCGACCCGGAACCGCACCGAGCTGAACCAGGGCGACCCGTACTACTTCCTCTTCCGGCACGTGCTCAACACCGGCATCGGGGTCGCCCTGATGATCGGCACGATCTGGCTCGGCCACCGCACCCTGCGCGGCGCGGTCCCGATCCTCTACACGCTGTCGATCGTGCTGATCCTCGCCGTCCTCACCCCGCTCGGCGCCACCATCAACGGCGCCCACGCGTGGATCGTCGTCGGCGGCGGCTTCTCCCTCCAGCCCAGCGAGTTCGTGAAGATCACGATCATCCTGGTCATGGCGATGCTGCTGGCCGCCAAGGTCGACGCGGGCGACCAGCTCTATCCCGACCACCGGACCGTCGCCAAGGCCCTCACGCTGGCCGCCCTCCCCATGGGCATCGTGATGCTGATGCCCGACCTCGGCTCGGTCATGGTCATGGCCGTCATCGTGCTCGGCGTGCTGCTCGCCTCCGGCGCCTCCAACCGCTGGGTCCTCGGCCTGATCGGCGCGGGCATCGGGGGCGCGGTCCTCGTCACGGCGCTCGGCATGCTGGACGAGTACCAGATCAACCGCTTCGCCGCCTTCGCCAACCCCGACCTCGACCCCGCGGGCGTCGGCTACAACACCAACCAGGCCCGCATCGCGATCGGCTCCGGCGGCCTCCTCGGCGCCGGACTCTTCAAGGGCTCCCAGACCACCGGCCAGTTCGTGCCCGAGCAGCAGACGGACTTCGTCTTCACGGTCGCGGGGGAGGAGCTCGGCTTTGTCGGCGCGGGCCTGATCCTGCTGCTCCTCGGCGTCGTCCTCTGGCGGGCCTGCCGGATCGCCCGCGAGACCACCGAGCTCTACGGCACGGTCGTCGCGGGCGGCATCATCGCCTGGTTCGCCTTCCAGTCCTTCGAGAACATCGGCATGACGCTCGGCATCATGCCGGTCGCGGGTCTGCCGCTGCCGTTCGTCTCGTACGGCGGCTCGTCGATGTTCGCCGTGTGGGTGGCGATCGGGCTGCTGCAGTCGATCCGGGTGCAGCGCCCGATGACGGCATAGGGCCCGCCCGGCGGGGCCAGGCGTATTAGATTCGTCTCATGGCGGAGACGAAGCGCGAGATCGAGCGGAAGTACGAAGCCACGAGCAGGACCCGGGTCCCGGACCTCACCCGGGTCCCCGCGGTCGCGGCGATGGTGGCCGAGGGCGTCATGGAGCTCGACGCGGTCTACTACGACACCCCCGACCTGCGGCTCGCCGCCGGCGGTGTCACCCTGCGGCGCCGCACGGGCGGGAGCGACGAGGGCTGGCACCTCAAGTTCCCCGTCGCCTCCGGCATCCGCGACGAGATCAGGGCCCCGCTGGCCGACACCCTCCCGGGTGAGCTGGCGGGGCTCCTGCGCTCCCGGGTCCGGGGCGGCGAGGTCGTCCCCGTCGTACGCCTCCGCTCCGCCCGTGACGTCCGCCACCTCCAGGCCGCCGACGGCACCCTCCTGGCCGAACTCTCCGTCGACACCGTCCACGCGGAACGGCTGCCCGGGGGAGCGGAGGCCACCTGGACGGAGATCGAGGTCGAACTCGCCGACAAAGCCGACGCCGCCGAAGGCGCGGACGAAGCGCTCCTCGACGCGATCGAGAAGCGGCTGCGCAAGGCGGACATCCGCCCCTCGGCGGCGCCCTCCAAACTGTCGAGGGCCCTGGCGGAGACGGCCCCACGATCCGAGGCACCCGCCCCCGGCGAGGCACCCGCCCCCGGCGACGCCCCCGCCCCCGGCACCGCCGGGCACGCCGTCCTCGCCTATGTGCGCGAGCAGGCCGAGGCGATCGTCGCGCTCGACCCGGCCGTCCGGCGGGACCTGCCCGACGCCGTGCACCAGCTGCGGGTCGCGTGCCGCAGGCTGCGCAGCGCCTTCAAGACGTACCGGAAGGTCCTCGACAGGGACGTCACCGACCCGGTCGGCGCGGAGCTGAAGTGGCTGGCCGGCGAGCTCGGCGTCGCCCGGGACCAGGAGGTGCTGACCGAGCGGCTGCGCGGCCGGATCGACGCGCTGCCCCGGCCCCTGCGCCTCGGCCCGGTCCGCGGCCGGCTGCGCACCTGGTCAGCGGCCCGCGCCCGGAGCGGCCGGCGCCGTGCCCTCGCCGCACTGGATTCGGCCCGCTGCCTCGCCCTGCTCGACACCCTCGACGAGCTGCTCGCCGACCCGCCCCTGCGCGCGGCGGCCGACCGTGACGCCCGCGCGGTGCTCGCGCGCGCCGTCCTGAAGGACCACGACCGCCTCACCGTCCGTGTCGACCGGGCTCTCGCCCTCGACTCCGGCCGGGAGCTCGACCTGGCCCTCCACGAGGCCCGCAAGGCCGCCAAACGCGCGAGGTACGCGGCCGACGCCGCCGCCCCCACCCTCGGGAAGCCCGCACGGAAGTTCGCGAAGCGTGTGAAGTCCGTCCAGTCCCTCCTGGGCGAACACCAGGACGGCGTGGTCGCCCGGGAGGCCCTGCGCGAGCTCGCGGACCAGGCCCACGCGGCCGGCGAGTCCGCTTTCACCTGGGGACTTCTCCACGGCCGCGAGGAAGCCACGGCGGCTGGCGTGGAGGGCGAGCTCCCCGCTGCCTGGGCCCGGGCGTCGGCCCCGGGAATCCGCGCGGCGCTGAGTCGCTGAGCACCGGGGTACGCTTGAGAGTCGCCCCCCTGCCAGCTCACGAAGGTTCGAGATGTCTGCTGCCGAGTCTGTCTTCCCGCAGCTCGAAGCTCTGCTCCCGCACGTGCAGAAGCCGATTCAGTACGTCGGTGGAGAGCTGAACTCCACGGTGAAGCCGTGGGAGTCCGCCGACGTCCGCTGGGCGCTGATGTACCCGGACGCGTACGAGGTCGGTCTGCCCAACCAGGGCGTCATGATCCTGTACGAGGTGCTCAACGAGCGCGAGGGCGTCCTCGCCGAGCGCACGTACAGCGTGTGGCCGGACCTCGAAGAGCTCATGCGTGAGCACAAGGTCCCGCAGTTCACGGTCGACTCCCACCGTCCCGTCGGCGCCTTCGACGTCTTCGGCCTGAGCTTCTCCACGGAGCTCGGCTACACGAACATGCTGACCGCCCTCGACCTCGCCGGCATCCCGCTGGAGTCGAAGGACCGGACCGTCGACCACCCGATCGTGCTCGCCGGCGGCCACGCCGCCTTCAACCCCGAGCCGATCGCGGACTTCATCGACGCGGCGATCATCGGCGACGGCGAGCAGGCCGTCCTCGACATGACCGAGATCATCCGCGCCTGGAAGGCTGAGGGCAGGCCGGGCGGCCGCGAGGAGGTCCTCCTCCGTCTCGCGAAGACGGGCTCGGTCTACATCCCGGGCTTCTACGACGTCGAGTACCTGCCGGACGGCCGTATCGGGCGTGTCGTGCCCAACAGGTCCGGCGTGCCGTGGCGTGTCTCCAAGCACACCGTCATGGACCTCGACGAGTGGCCGTACCCCAAGCAGCCCCTCGTCCCGCTCGCGGAGACCGTCCACGAGCGCATGTCCGTCGAGATCTTCCGCGGCTGTACCCGCGGCTGCCGTTTCTGCCAGGCCGGCATGATCACGCGCCCCGTGCGGGAGCGAAGCATCACCGGCATCGGCGAGATGGTCGAGAAGGGTCTCAAGGCGACCGGCTTCGAGGAGGTCGGCCTCCTCTCGCTGTCCTCCGCCGACCACAGCGAGATCGGTGACATCGCGAAGGGCCTCGCCGACCGGTACACGGAGGACAAGGTCGGCCTGTCCCTCCCGTCGACCCGGGTGGACGCCTTCAACGTCGACCTGGCCAACGAGCTCACGAGGAACGGCCGCCGGTCCGGCCTCACCTTCGCCCCCGAGGGCGGCTCCGAGCGCATGCGCAAGGTCATCAACAAGATGGTCTCGGAGGAGGACCTGATCCGGACCGTCTCCACGGCGTACGGCAACGGCTGGCGCCAGGTGAAGCTGTACTTCATGTGCGGCCTGCCGACGGAGACCGACGAGGACGTCCTCCAGATCGGCGACATGGCCGTCAAGGTCATCGCCGAGGGCCGCCAGGTCTCCGGGCAGAACGACATCCGCTGCACCGTCTCCATCGGCGGTTTCGTCCCGAAGCCGCACACCCCGTTCCAGTGGGCGCCGCAGCTGTCGGCCGAGGAGACGGACGCGCGGCTCGCGAAGCTCCGCGACAAGATCCGCGGCGACAAGAAGTACGGCCGCTCGATCGGCTTCCGCTACCACGACGGCAAGCCCGGCATCGTCGAGGGCCTCCTCTCGCGCGGCGACCGCCGCGTCGGCTCGGTCATCCGCGCCGTGTACGAGGACGGCGGCCGCTTCGACGGCTGGCGCGAGCACTTCTCGTACGACCGCTGGATGGCGTGCGCCGAGAAGACGCTGCCCGGCTTCGGCGTGGACGTCGCCTGGTACACGACCCGCGAGCGCACCTACGAGGAGGTCCTGCCCTGGGACCACCTGGACTCCGGTCTCGACAAGGACTGGCTCTGGGAGGACTGGCAGGACGCGCTCGACGAGACCGAGGTCGAGGACTGCCGCTGGACGCCGTGCTTCGACTGCGGTGTCTGCCCCGCGATGCAGACCGAGATCCAGGTCGGCCCGACGGGCAAGAAGCTGCTGCCGCTGTCGGTCGTGAAGTAGCACGCGGCAGGCACAGCGAGAACGGGCGAGGGCCCGGTCGCGGATTCCCGCGGCCGGGCCCTCGCCCGTTCCCCCCACCGGTCTCCCCCGAC includes:
- a CDS encoding rod shape-determining protein codes for the protein MSFIGRDMAVDLGTANTLVYVRGRGIVLNEPSVVAINTNTGGILAVGAEAKKMIGRTPGNIVAVRPLKDGVIADFEITERMLRYFILKIHKRRYLARPRVVVCVPSGITGVERRAVIEASTQAGARQVHIIEEPMAAAIGSGLPVHEATGNMVVDIGGGTTEVAVISLGGIVTAQSIRVAGDELDNAIIQHIKKEYSLLLGERTAEQIKITIGSAYDLDNDEHTEIRGRDLVSGLPKTVVISAAEVRKAIEEPVNSIVDAVKTTLDKCPPELSGDVMDRGIVLTGGGALLRGLDERLRRETGMPIHIAEDPLDSVALGAGKCVEEFEALQQVLDAQPRR
- the mreC gene encoding rod shape-determining protein MreC, which produces MRDTRESRLLLVLLIAIAFALITVDIRGGQESPVDGARQAAAAVFGPVENGVAAAVDPIGNAIGAVRDSGERHTRIAALEKENAELKAELGSDDRNRNRLRELDSILRTAGAGQYGIKGAQVIAIGAAQGFSWTVTVDIGARDGVKRDMTVLNGSGLVGRVTTVGPSTSTVLLANDPDFTVGTRMEKSNELGFATGQGDGPLLVQLLNGKAKVKPGDRLVTFGSSGDKPFVPGVPVGEIVRIDPAGGGLTRNVYVRPYVGFTKLDIVGVVVQAPRSNPRDTVLPPKPKPAPTVTVTVTPPPPDGQQAADGQKPNENQQGQDQGDATP
- the mreD gene encoding rod shape-determining protein MreD, coding for MKFNRILLSATLIVVALVVQVSVLARLQLPGAVPDLVLLTVVALALVYGPVSGSLIGFTAGLLADLAPPADHAAGRYALVLCVIGYLVGLAKPENGRLTSATGPMAVVVAAAVGSTLLYAGVGALVGDTAARHVGLGYLLFTAAVYDLLLAPFTVPLIMALARRAENDPLADATGANGADVASGWLSSGTGLRIGNQRGGLRVKAARGRASKAGRIKGVKRL
- the mrdA gene encoding penicillin-binding protein 2 codes for the protein MSNIPETGRTPRVQIRLVVIQILVFSLLLTLGGRLWYLQIRNGKEYTDEAKNNHVQQVVQPAVRGSILDARGVPLADNETRLVVSASRTELMKIKDKGKDVLTRLAGVLEMKPEDVINKIRLCDSQTPKPCWNGSPYQPIPVTDEATTQQALTIREASEDFPGITAEPAAVRRYPAPGKARTAQVLGYLSPVTDAEIEKAKDSDSPFLRSDQAGRSGIERTYDKELRGKAGVTRYEVDNLGRVMGQTESDPGVAGSTLVTSIDARVQAVAEYELNQAMKAVRGETDKITNRKYEADAGAVVVMETKTGRIVAMASQPDYDPNAWVGGISAKDYAALTSKNSNYPLLNRAIQGQAPAGSIFKVVSASAVVRAGHDFNDKYNCSASYSLGNRSFANFESKGHGPITLGEALKYSCNTVFYALGHQEWQRDGGIKPKQGANDWFYRTARDFGLGSETGIDLPNEVTGRIPDRQWKQNFWAANKDAWCKQGKKGGTYVEQIAYESCLEGNQLKAYDSINFAIGQGDVLVTPIQMATAYSAISNGGTLFNPTVGKAVISPDGKSVREIKPKAHGKLPISAETVRDLDKGLRSVVEPGGTAAWRFGGWPQDKIPLRAKTGTAQVYGKQTTSWLATYSDDFTIVMTISQGGTGSGASGPAVRNIYDALYGLDDAGNQDLKRALLPEPQKALPKVNADGTIDAPDIKPYDPKSQLVDPAENGAPPPLAGPPAHLRD
- the rodA gene encoding rod shape-determining protein RodA is translated as MTTRTSFSVSRYAPERGPLAKLTARDSLLRRLDWPMLLSALALSFIGSLLVWSATRNRTELNQGDPYYFLFRHVLNTGIGVALMIGTIWLGHRTLRGAVPILYTLSIVLILAVLTPLGATINGAHAWIVVGGGFSLQPSEFVKITIILVMAMLLAAKVDAGDQLYPDHRTVAKALTLAALPMGIVMLMPDLGSVMVMAVIVLGVLLASGASNRWVLGLIGAGIGGAVLVTALGMLDEYQINRFAAFANPDLDPAGVGYNTNQARIAIGSGGLLGAGLFKGSQTTGQFVPEQQTDFVFTVAGEELGFVGAGLILLLLGVVLWRACRIARETTELYGTVVAGGIIAWFAFQSFENIGMTLGIMPVAGLPLPFVSYGGSSMFAVWVAIGLLQSIRVQRPMTA
- a CDS encoding CYTH and CHAD domain-containing protein, which gives rise to MAETKREIERKYEATSRTRVPDLTRVPAVAAMVAEGVMELDAVYYDTPDLRLAAGGVTLRRRTGGSDEGWHLKFPVASGIRDEIRAPLADTLPGELAGLLRSRVRGGEVVPVVRLRSARDVRHLQAADGTLLAELSVDTVHAERLPGGAEATWTEIEVELADKADAAEGADEALLDAIEKRLRKADIRPSAAPSKLSRALAETAPRSEAPAPGEAPAPGDAPAPGTAGHAVLAYVREQAEAIVALDPAVRRDLPDAVHQLRVACRRLRSAFKTYRKVLDRDVTDPVGAELKWLAGELGVARDQEVLTERLRGRIDALPRPLRLGPVRGRLRTWSAARARSGRRRALAALDSARCLALLDTLDELLADPPLRAAADRDARAVLARAVLKDHDRLTVRVDRALALDSGRELDLALHEARKAAKRARYAADAAAPTLGKPARKFAKRVKSVQSLLGEHQDGVVAREALRELADQAHAAGESAFTWGLLHGREEATAAGVEGELPAAWARASAPGIRAALSR
- a CDS encoding TIGR03960 family B12-binding radical SAM protein, giving the protein MSAAESVFPQLEALLPHVQKPIQYVGGELNSTVKPWESADVRWALMYPDAYEVGLPNQGVMILYEVLNEREGVLAERTYSVWPDLEELMREHKVPQFTVDSHRPVGAFDVFGLSFSTELGYTNMLTALDLAGIPLESKDRTVDHPIVLAGGHAAFNPEPIADFIDAAIIGDGEQAVLDMTEIIRAWKAEGRPGGREEVLLRLAKTGSVYIPGFYDVEYLPDGRIGRVVPNRSGVPWRVSKHTVMDLDEWPYPKQPLVPLAETVHERMSVEIFRGCTRGCRFCQAGMITRPVRERSITGIGEMVEKGLKATGFEEVGLLSLSSADHSEIGDIAKGLADRYTEDKVGLSLPSTRVDAFNVDLANELTRNGRRSGLTFAPEGGSERMRKVINKMVSEEDLIRTVSTAYGNGWRQVKLYFMCGLPTETDEDVLQIGDMAVKVIAEGRQVSGQNDIRCTVSIGGFVPKPHTPFQWAPQLSAEETDARLAKLRDKIRGDKKYGRSIGFRYHDGKPGIVEGLLSRGDRRVGSVIRAVYEDGGRFDGWREHFSYDRWMACAEKTLPGFGVDVAWYTTRERTYEEVLPWDHLDSGLDKDWLWEDWQDALDETEVEDCRWTPCFDCGVCPAMQTEIQVGPTGKKLLPLSVVK